The Chelonoidis abingdonii isolate Lonesome George chromosome 21, CheloAbing_2.0, whole genome shotgun sequence genome contains a region encoding:
- the LOC116831377 gene encoding parathyroid hormone/parathyroid hormone-related peptide receptor-like — MEGSVHGSSIVTTLLCGCLLSSVCALVDTDDVLTKEEQIYLLGEAKEKCQTNLKAQLEKIKDASCFPEWDGIICWPEGSPSQEVSVPCPEYIYDFNHKGHAYRHCDAYGNWELALNINKTWANYTECTEFLTPERRSREKEVFDRLHMMYTIGYSISLASLIVAVCILCYFKRLHCTRNYIHIHLFASFICRAASIFVKDVVLYSGSLPEELEKMRVDDLKGELGPFLGHRTQLVGCKVVVTLFLYFLATNHYWILVEGLYLHSLIFMAFLSNKNYLWALTIIGWGLPAVFVSVWASVRASLADTQCWDLSAGNMKWIYQVPILAAIVVNFFLFLNIVRVLASKLWETNTGKLDPRQQYRKLLKSTLVLMPLFGVHYVVFMAMPYTEVSGVLWQIQMHYEMLFNSSQGFFVAFIYCFCNGEVQAEIKKARFRRSLALDFKQKTRVTSTGGSCYYGGLVSHTTNSVSMSIAGRGSAGAGVQQSTKHRVLPLSPHTSLLGYIPSSSTSDNSVPSPTQEISKKAPGENAKDFVCFPDLGQSHSSLSKEVETML, encoded by the exons GTTGACACGGACGACGTCCTCACCAAGGAAGAGCAGATTTATCTGCTGGGTGAAGCGAAGGAGAAATGTCAAACAAACCTCAAAGCCCAGCTAGAGAAAATCAAAG atgccagctgcttcccggaGTGGGATGGAATTATCTGCTGGCCCGAGGGCTCCCCAAGCCAAGAGGTGTCGGTCCCGTGCCCAGAGTACATCTACGACTTCAACCATAAAG GCCACGCCTACAGACACTGTGATGCCTATGGGAATTGGGAGCTAGCGCTCAACATCAACAAGACGTGGGCGAACTACACAGAATGCACCGAGTTTCTCACCCCTGAGCGCCGGAGCCGAGAGAAG GAAGTGTTTGACCGCCTGCACATGATGTACACCATCGGCTACTCCATCTCCCTGGCCTCCCTCATTGTTGCTGTGTGCATCCTCTGCTACTTCAA GCGCCTGCACTGCACAAGAAACTACATCCACATTCACCTCTTCGCCTCCTTCATCTGCCGGGCCGCCAGCATCTTCGTGAAGGACGTGGTGCTTTACTCCGGCTCGCTGCCTGAGGAGCTGGAGAAGATGCGAGTGGATGATTTAAAGGGAGAGTTGGGCCCCTTTCTGGGACACCGGACCCAGCTG GTGGGCTGCAAGGTGGTTGTGACACTTTTCCTTTATTTCCTGGCCACCAACCACTACTGGATTCTGGTGGAGGGGCTCTACCTGCACAGCTTGATCTTCATGGCCTTCCTTTCCAACAAGAACTACCTGTGGGCCCTCACCATCATCGGCTGGG GTCTCCCTGCTGTATTTGTGTCTGTTTGGGCCAGTGTCAGGGCCTCCCTGGCGGATACACA ATGCTGGGACCTCAGCGCTGGGAATATGAAGTGGATTTATCAAGTCCCTATCTTAGCAGCCATTGTG GTgaatttcttcctcttcctcaacaTTGTGAGGGTTCTGGCGTCAAAGCTCTGGGAGACAAACACGGGGAAGCTAGACCCTCGGCAGCAGTACAG GAAGCTGCTGAAGTCCACCCTGGTGCTGATGCCACTCTTTGGGGTCCATTACGTAGTGTTCATGGCCATGCCCTACACTGAAGTCTCCGGCGTGTTATGGCAAATACAGATGCACTACGAGATGCTGTTCAACTCCTCCCAG GGTTTCTTTGTGGCTTTTATCTATTGCTTTTGCAATGGAGAG GTGCAGGCAGAGATTAAGAAAGCCCGTTTCCGGAGGAGCCTGGCGCTGGACTTCAAGCAGAAAACACGAGTCACCAGCACAGGGGGGAGCTGCTATTATGGTGGGCTGGTGTCACACACCACCAACAGCGTCAGCATGAGCATCGCCGGACGGGGATCAgcaggggcaggggtgcagcagagcaCCAAGCACCGGGTCCTGCCGCTGTCCCcacacactagcctgctgggaTATATCCCAAGTTCCTCTACTTCTGACAACTCTGTGCCCTCCCCAACCCAAGAGATTTCCAAGAAGGCCCCTGGGGAGAATGCCAAGGACTTTGTGTGCTTCCCGGACCTGGGTCAAAGTCATTCCAGCCTGAGCAAAGAGGTGGAGACCATGCTATGA